From Terriglobales bacterium:
GGCCTCCTCCTCGGAGTGGAAGCGCAGGTTCTCCAGCACCAGCACCTCGCCGGGCTTGAGCTTGGCGACCATGGCCTCGACTTCCGCGCCCACACAATCGGGCGCGAAGCCCACGTGGCCGGCGTACATCTGCTGCTCATCCAGCTCCGCCAGCCGCGCCGCCGCCGGCTTGAGGCTCATCTTCGAGTTGGGCTTGCCCTTGGGCCGTCCCAGGTGCGAGGCCAGCACCAGCCGCGCCCCGTGGCGCAGGGCATAGTCAATGGTGGGCAGGGTCTCGCGGATGCGGGTGTCGTCGGTGACCTTGCCGTCGTCGGAAAGAGGGACGTTGAAGTCGACGCGGACAAACACCCGCTTGTTCTCGAGAGGAAGGTCGCGGATGGAGAGCTTGTTCATTGAATCATCGAGATTGAATCATTGAATCAGTCAATCATTGAATCAGTGAAAGACTACCGATCCAAGCGCTGTTTCGCAGTCCGATGAGAGGCAGCGCAGACAGCTAACAGCTCGTTAGCTTCCTGAATCAGAGGCTGGAGCCGCTTCAGCGGGACGATTCTGGTATCGATCAGCATTTCCAGCCAGAACACAGTTTCGTCGGCTTCTTCCACCACGACCGCCATGCGTGAGACGAACTCGGCTCGAGATCGTGCCCGGCACGCCGCCCGATAGTTAGCCGCGACAGAAGTGCCAGACCGCAAGACCTGTCGGCCCAGCGTTCTCGCGGCATCGGTCTTGGGCAGCGCGAGCGACAGCTTCACGATTCGGATCGCGAAGTCCTTGGTTCGTTTCCGAAGCGCATCTGCAACAGCCAAGGCACCTATATAGGCGCCCATCGAGCGTACTTCGTTTGCCATTGATTCAATGATTTACTGATTCACTGATTCAATTC
This genomic window contains:
- a CDS encoding four helix bundle protein, whose amino-acid sequence is MANEVRSMGAYIGALAVADALRKRTKDFAIRIVKLSLALPKTDAARTLGRQVLRSGTSVAANYRAACRARSRAEFVSRMAVVVEEADETVFWLEMLIDTRIVPLKRLQPLIQEANELLAVCAASHRTAKQRLDR